tggtaagagactgatgtctcgccaggtaaatcctcggacagctggtagcgttaggttccaatttcttttgtgggctctcgtgacatggttggtttcgacctggccttttattagaaggggctagcgttcgatcccaagtatgaggtagaaatttatttctatttgaacacgatgttgtgttgatatttatccatattgactcattaggggtaatttgaatgaattagtaccaattgtgtcaactggtggcccgggaaattgggtaaaactcgctggtaagagactgatgtcacgccaggtaaatcctcggacagctggtagcgtcaggttccaatttcttttgtgggctctcgtgatatggttggtttcgacctggcctttcattagaaggggctagcgttcgatcccaagtatgaggtagaaatttatttctatttgaacacgatgttgtgttgatatttatccatattgacttattaggggtaatttgaatgaattactaccaattgtgtcaagtggtggcccgggaaattgggtaaaactcgctggtaagagactgatgtctcaccaggtaaatcctcggacagctggtagcgttaggttccaatttcttttgtgggctctcgtgacatggttggtttcgacctggcctttcattagaaggggctagcgttcgatcccaagtatgaggtagaaatttatttctatttgaacatgatgttgtgttgatatttatccttattgactcattaggggtaatttgaatgaattactaccaattgtgtcaggtggtggcccgggaaattgggtaaaactcgctggtaagagactgatgtctcgccaggtaaatcctcggacagctggtagcgtcaggttcaaatttcttttgtgggctctcgtgacatggttggtttcgtcctggcctttcattagaaggggctagcgtgcgatcccaagtatgaggtagaaatttatttctatttgaacacgatgttgtgttgatatttatccatattgactcattaggggtaatttgaatgaattactaccaattgtgtcaggtggtggcccgggaaattgggtaaaactcgctggtaagagactgatgtctcgccaggtaaatcctcggacagctggtagcgtcaggttccaatttcttttgtggactctcgtgacatggttggttttgacctggcctttcattagaaggggctagcgttcgatgccaagtatgaggtagaaatttttttctatttgaacacgatgttgtgttgatatttatccatattgactcattaggggtaatttgaatgaattactaccaattgtgtcacgtggtggcccgggaaattgggtaaaactggctggtaagagactgatgtctcgccaggtaaatcctcagacagcaggtagcgttaggttccaatttcttttgtgggctctcgtgacatggttggtttcgacctggcctttcattagaaggggctagcgttcgatcccaagtatgaggtagaaatttatttctatttgaacacgatgttgtgttaatatttatacatattgactcattaggggtaatttgaatgaattactaccaattgtgtcacgtggtggcccgggaaattgggtaaaactcgttggaaagagactgatgtctcgccaggtgaatcctcggacagctggtagcgtcaggttccattttcttttgtgggctctcgtgacatggttggtttcgacctggcctttcattagaaggggctagcgttcgatcccaagtatgaggtagaaatttatttctatttgaacacaatgttgtgttgatatttatccatattgactcattaggggtaatttgaatgaattactaccaattgtgtcacgtggtggcccgggaaattgggtaaaactcgctggtaagagactgatgtcacgccaggtaaatcctcggacagttggtagcgtcaggttccaatttcttttgtgggctctcgtgacatggttggtttcgacctggcctttcattagaaggggctagcgttcgatcccaagtatgaggtagaaatttatttctatttgaacacgatgttgtgttgatatttatccatattgactcattaggggtaatttgaatgaatcactaccaattgtgtcaagtggtggcccgggaaattgggtaaaactggctggtaagagactgatgcctcgccaggtaaatcctcggacagctggtagcgtcaggttccaatttcttttgtgggctctcgtgacatggttggtttcgacttggcctttcattagaaggggctagcgttcgatgccaagtatgaggtagaaatttatttctatttgaacacgatgttgtgttgatatttatccatattgactcattaggggtaatttgaatgaattactaccaattgtgtcacgtggtggcccgggaaattgggtaaaactggctggtaagagactgctgtctcaccaggtaaatcctcggacagctggtagcgctaggttccaatttcttttgtgggctctcgtgacatggttNNNNNNNNNNNNNNNNNNNNNNNNNNNNNNNNNNNNNNNNNNNNNNNNNNNNNNNNNNNNNNNNNNNNNNNNNNNNNNNNNNNNNNNNNNNNNNNNNNNNNNNNNNNNNNNNNNNNNNNNNNNNNNNNNNNNNNNNNNNNNNNNNNNNNNNNNNNNNNNNNNNNNNNNNNNNNNNNNNNNNNNNNNNNNNNNNNNNNNNNNNNNNNNNNNNNNNNNNNNNNNNNNNNNNNNNNNNNNNNNNNNNNNNNNNNNNNNNNNNNNNNNNNNNNNNNNNNNNNNNNNNNNNNNNNNNNNNNNNNNNNNNNNNNNNNNNNNNNNNNNNNNNNNNNNNNNNNNNNNNNNNNNNNNNNNNNNNNNNNNNNNNNNNNNNNNNNNNNNNNNNNNNNNNNNNNNNNNNNNNNNNNNNNNNNNNNNNNNNNNNNNNNNNNNNNNNNNNNNNNNNNNNNNNNNNNNNNNNNNNNNNNNNNNNNNNNNNNNNNNNNNNNNNNNNNNNNNNNNNNactgagatccttcaagggggtagcggcaatagtggcccacaagtgggcgaacagtatgtggttccccttggcgttggaactacagatgaagttcgtgccgctaccacatccagttctgacccagcgagtccagaagtcgactgtctgcgcttcattacagaaaacccggaccctgcagctcatgattttctcgcccttgcggtgagaaagcgtttcgggatttcgaaagccagcatagacttcctagaggaatataagtgcaaatcgactagaagtcaatatgagtcatcttggagaaaatgggtggcctttgtaaaggcgaagaatccgcaggagatctcaacagacttctgcttatctttcttcatccacctccatggccaagggttggcagctaacacgatttcagtgtgtaaatctgctttgatgagacccattttatttgccttctagatcgacctaggtaacgagatctttaataaagttccgaaagcctgcgctaggctcagaccttcagcacctccaaagcccatctcatggtctttagacaaagttcttcatttcgcctccctgttgagcaatgaagaatgtgcgttaaaggatttgacgcaaaaagttattttcctatttgcactcgcgtccggggccagggttagtgagatcgtagccctctcgagagaggcaggtcgtgttcagttcctggatgggggggatctgaacctgtttccggatcctacgtttctcgccaagaatgagttacccaccaacaggtgggtccctggagaatctgccctctgaaagtagatgcatctctatgtccagtagaatgcctaaaggtctatcttcgtagaacttcagacttcaagggtggtcaactattcaggggagaaacatcaggctcaaatttatctctgaatcaactcagagcgaaaatcacatattttattcgcagagcggatcctgacagtacacccgcaggtcacgatccgaggaaagttgcctcatccctaaatttctttaattgtatggattttgaacatctccgttcatacacgggctggaagtcttcagggtgttctttcgccactatgcgaagcaagtagaggaacttatgagatctgtggtagcagtaggtcttgtagttaaccctactgtttaactctgcgaggaacagtggtcttaattgggacgattaagtccagggtgagtgtgtaggtacatactgtactacaaactaaatgagggcaccaagtgcccatatagactgttccttctttcaaaggtaaacctagcataagttcagatatgtgtgccgagcgtttctaacgctaatgtgattgatttgtaatacagacttttatgacttgatacctcggtatcttattaaagtggtgtttaatggtttttctttcagataaacaagttctgtttactatcatacttatgcttaaagttttgggttatcctcttttatatatatatatatatatatatatatatatatatatatatatatatatatatatatatatatatatatatatatatatatatatatatatatatatatatatatatatatatatatatatatatttgttgttaacctgtctgtttattatctgtcaataaacttgttcttgagaaccttgcgtctctttcacctgtgtcaatttattggtataattgagcattttaattctatgtatcttatctgggataattctgatagaattgttctgttatgcaagctatgttgcattggtttatgtagtcccctaatgggaggactccgtcccataaagggacgagggcggttttattagtttcttcctatgcggatataaacctttctccaatacaagtattgtgcggattactggtcaatatatattgacgcagtggttctatacaaactatgctttacttaatatagggcgagaccactatattagcttgcctggtattcatacatagatatatgtactcttcgagactttccagagtctagtaggactcttccctgtagggggcaggaagctctaacatagtttatagttagttgaaaagatgtatgacggtaacatcttaggtctctaggtctagtcgaccgggaaaaaattacctccggggagtacggcacgttctgagaatccacagatatagtaatgctctggtacacttccatcaggacgacatggcttgagcccagaaaacggattttgagcgaagcgaaaaatctattttagggtgagatggccatgtcgtcctgatggacccgcccttgcctttctaagaaaggactgtaggacccctccctacatacagtatctgtagcacctcatgtacgctacaaggaatacagatggcgccaggattggcgccaggcacgcatacgaatcgggggatagggaagccttgtgagcggctcccctttttctttcccaaattcgtatctcgtcaatcacctcctacgagacgaaatctctgtccaggatgtagattgccatgtgacgtgtctagaatacgtcctctgatatgtcgcgatatcccttccacgagggatactcgctccaggagttagaattctggtaccttaaggtaaattctctgggaatatcgccgtagttgtaatataccctaggaagctaccctataggaacttccatcaggacgacatggccatctcacccaaaaatagatttttcacttcgctcaaaatccgttatatatatatatatatatatatatatatatatatatatatatatatatatatatatatatatatatatatatatatatatatatatatatatatatatatatatacagtaaatatatatatatatatatatatatatatatatatatatatatatatatatatatatatatatatatatatatatatatatatatatatatatatatatatatatatatatatatatatatatatatatatatatatatatttaagttacaCAGGATGTGGatgattgcctaatgtgtacattaatcAATCGGTGTACGTAAAGTTTACGATATGTTAACATTAGTCCAATCTTTCCTGATGTTTAAATTTTACAGCTCAATTTAACCTGATATGAATATGACTGcctgatttaaatatatattttggtttAGTGTTGAAGTGGATATTAATCCAACGTACAACCCACAGGTGGTTGCAACAGAAGGCAACAATGTTAATGTAGAGATAATTTAAAGAATTTCACTTTTTTTGAATAAATACAAACATAATTCAATAtgagtaaaaaataaataagtcaACAGATCTCAGGGTTCAGTTGCGTCCAATAGGAAATTTTTGCATAATCTGGCCGGGTAAAAGAACAAGTTGCTTTTGAATTGTTTTGTTATTCAGCCGCATCTTCGTCATGTACAAAGAAAAGTACAATGACACTTTGCATATCCTTGCCCACCAGTGGCTCTTGCTGTTTTTGTTCTAATCGATAGGAGAGAGAAAGAACCACTTCAGACTTTATCAGGGGCTGTTTGATTGCACTTAAAAAAGCTGCCTTATATTTTAGTTCAAGAATTCCCTCCGACAATTAATAGTGTATAGACCATCATATTCCTTGAGGACCACCACTAACAGATTTTTAGAATCTGCTACCCCACGATCGAATTTGTCGGTCAGCATTGCAAACACGCAGGGCTCCGTAATTTGCTGGACTTTATAGTCATACGTAGATTGGGCTCCTTaacaataatttattgataaaaccTGTATCCGTAGATTACACTGGATGGTGGGTTGGATGACAGCATTCTCAGCCTTGCTTTTCAGTGTTTGACGTAGCTTAAGTTTAAAGACAGCCAAATCCATAATGCATAAAACGAAAcagaaaagattaagaaaatataggGTAAAATTCTTATGAAATTCATAATTGGATACAGTTTAATATCACCGAATGTGAAAGTCAGGCACTAAGTTCAATCACCACAAGTCCAGCTGTGTGCCACCACTCACTCACTGCCATCATATCCAGGTTAGTTCTGCCTTGCTCCTCATTTACCCTGTCCACAACAATTCACTGACAGACCCCAAGATTTCGAACCACCTTCAAGGAACTCTCCAATTACAGCGGTTCGTCATTCAATTCACATTATGCAAAATACCAGCGCGTAATCTGGAAACCATGACTAAGGTGAAAATAAAGCAAGTCATTTGCCTATCGTGAAAATTGTGCATACAAATTCGCCTAATATGGATATTAGGCAATTTTTCAGCCTGATGTTCACATTAAGCAATTATTCACATTacgcatagcctatatatatatatatatacatatatatatatatatatatatatatatatatatatatatatatatatatatatatatatatatatatattagtgtttgtgtttaatttacatgtatataaataaatataaataagaaactAAGAACGTTAATAGAAACACTTCACAATATTATAAGAAAACCGATTCATGAATAAAGCAAATGCTCTAAATATGTGTgtagaaaaaattacataaataaaattttaaataaaaagaaatacacgGTAAGAAAGATTAAGAGAATCTGGATTTTAAAATTTTGAAGAATTATATCAAACAAAAGACTGTTCATGTGATGTTCTGGCTATGTTTtgatattgcctccattattactagtcCCCGTTGCACTCCGCAATACAACCGTTATAGGATGTTTGATTAGGACTCTAATGATACATTTTAGCATCCTTTCCTGTCCGTGACTTTCTGGGATCGTGACTTGATGCACGAACGGATTGAGATGACCTGGCTATAAAAGAGATGCCAGACCTTTCCTCGCCATCAGTTCTTCTTGGACGTCTCTAGCATCATGGAAGGAAAGGTAAAGGATTCCTAAAgataacaaaaaaattaagtgatttaagaatattatagtttacaTCAAAAACTGaatttctcttgaaattttctatATTGAGATGGGGACACAAACTCCTAAACCCTAAAGATAGATAAATGTGTTTCAGGTCTTAATCTTGGCCGCCATTGTAGCACTTGCTGTTGCAGAGCCTCCCAGATCCTATGGCCCTCCACCATCCCAGTCCTACGGACCACCCAATGCATCAAACGGACGTTTTGTAAGTGTCTATGATTAATAGTTTTACCCAATATGAAAGAAAGGAATATATTACCAATATAAAGACATGTCAAGTTGAAAGaaagtaaaatgtttttatttttcttcttcttcttctcattgctTTAACCTCTCAGCCTCCAGCTCATTATGACTTCGAGTATGAGGTAAAGGACCGTCCTTCAGGCAATGATTTCGGCCACCAGGAATCGCGAAGGGGTGACAACACTGATGGATCTTATTTCGTGCTTCTTCCTGATGGTCGCCTTCAGAAGGTCACTTATGAGGTCAACGGAGATTCAGGTTTCTTGGCCGAGGTCACTTTTGAAGGAGAAGCTCGCTACCCAAGGCCACAGACCTCCACTCACAATGGATACCCAACGCCCAAGTCCTCCTCTTATGCCTAAACTCATTATCTTCCTGATCAAATGTCACTAACTGTTTAATTGTCTAAAATATAACTCAGATTggttaatatatattatgaattaattGTTTGTGTTTGTTATATCCCTTAAAAATATCTTTTGACTCATAATAAATCAcatatattcaaagaaaattataaaaaaatattttgtatagatATGCAAGCCAAATGAATACGCTCTGCTAATCTTTGTCAATATCGTGTAgattttctcttcatatcatcaCACAGCTTGCCAACACTTTCCTTCAAACAACCAAActtcaccacttttttttttttttttaataactacttTTCAATCTATGAAAAATGATCCAAGAATAGTTGTGCTCAATAATtggtctactttcacatttttttccCACAAGACACATT
The DNA window shown above is from Palaemon carinicauda isolate YSFRI2023 chromosome 37, ASM3689809v2, whole genome shotgun sequence and carries:
- the LOC137629854 gene encoding pro-resilin-like; the protein is MEGKVLILAAIVALAVAEPPRSYGPPPSQSYGPPNASNGRFPPAHYDFEYEVKDRPSGNDFGHQESRRGDNTDGSYFVLLPDGRLQKVTYEVNGDSGFLAEVTFEGEARYPRPQTSTHNGYPTPKSSSYA